The genomic region CGGCGGCCCGCATCCGGTCGGTTCTCCCCCACGCCCCGGAATCAGCAGGACCGATCGCACGCGGATCGGCTCTGCGCCGACGGCCGCCCGAGGTCGCCCGAGGCGCCTCCGGACCCCGGCGAGTGTCGCATCATCGTCTGTGCCCCTGTGCCCCTGTGCCCCTGTGCCCCTGTGCCCCTGTGCCCCTGTGCCCGGCCCCTCCGGGGGGCGGTCCGTCCCGGGGCCGAGCCGGCGAAGTGTGCGTCGCGAAATAGCTAAAACAGGGCATATACCCATAAGAATGGCACCGGGGGATCGTCGGCGCGCGAAATATCCTGAGTTACCATTCAGTAGGTCAAAGATCGGCTTCTCGGGCTGGTTAATGAGTGACTCATGTGCTTCGGGTGCGAGTCGGACCGGGTGGTCCGTATAGTCCGTTCGGGTGAGTCTGGTCACGGAGAGTCGGACTAGAGAACCGTGAACTTATTGGGCCACTCGATCATCGGATGTTACATCATCGCAGGTCAATCCCCATGCGGAGGAAAGGTTGGGGTGCCGCCTTGCATACTGGTTGCTCGCGGGCGATTCTGGCCCATGCGGTGACTCTCTGTGTGTGTATGATGACACTCCCCCTAAGTGCAATGGTCCTAGTGGGCCATATGAGAAATAGGCCTCTTGGGGTCTGTTGGTGAACTGGGACGATCCGTAGTTTCGACACCAGCGACAACGAGGAAGACAGCACGCCGAAACGATCGACCCCCTAGGCGAACCTGGCGGCCCCCGCCCGGACTCGCCCACCGTCCTCGTTTCGGTCCGCTTCTCCTCTTCCGCCGACGGTCGTGGCAGTCGGTTCGGTCGGCGGAGACCGATCACCACACATGCTGATCTTGGGAGTGGGGCAACATGTGGAACGAAAAGATGGCGGCGCGCGCCAAATGCCGGGAGATCGACCCTGACGCGCTGTTCGTGCAGGGCGCGGCCCAGAACCGGGCCAAACTGATCTGCCGTGGCTGCCCCGTCCGGACGCAGTGTCTGGCCGAAGCGCTGGACAGCCGTATCGAGTTCGGTGTCTGGGGAGGCATGACCGAACGGGAGCGCCGGGCGCTGCTGCGCCGGCGCAAGGACGTCACCAACTGGTACGAGCTGCTCACCAGCGCGGAGCGGCACTACGAGCGCGAGCGCACCGACCAGGAGGCTGCCAGGCCGGTCGGTGTGCCGACCGCCGCGCAGCGGTAGCCGGAGCCCGCGGGGCGAGCGTCGCACGGAGCTGGGGAGGCCCGTGCGGGAGCGGACACCGGGTCGGACGGGCCGACGGAGGGGAGCGGCCGCCGACACGGCGGGACGGGGGTGACCGACGGAAGTCGGTCCGCGTCCGGGACGAAAGTCGCGGACGACCTCAGGGGAGGATCAGGGACAGCCCCCATATCCACGGCCGCGCCCATGACGCATCATGGAAGGGAGCACGGTCGTCCTGGACGGTCTCGACCGTCGACCGTGCTTCCTTCGGCGTTGGGAGTGGGAGTGGCTGTGAAGGACGCTCAGTATCCGGTGAGGCGACCAGGGGACCGGTCCGTTGTCCAACCGCACCTCCGGCTCACCCATGCGGACCGGGACGCCGTCGCGGAGGTCCTCCGCGAGGCCTACAGCCAGGGACAGCTCGACGAGGACGAGTTCGAGGAGCGCCTGGACACCGCCATGCGCGCCAAGGTCGGGGCGGAACTGGAACCGCTCACCGCGGACCTGGGCGTCGCGCCGCTGGGCCCGACCGCCGGGCCGGCCGCCGCGGCGGCCGCCACAACCGGGCCGGGGCCCAAGGAACCCCTGGAGAGCACCTCCACCGAGCGGGTGCTCGCGGGGGTCGGCCACGCCGGGAACTACTTCTTCCCGGTCGTCGCGCCGCTGGTGCTCTTCCTGGTCGGCGACCGCACGTCCCCGTACCTGCGCCGCCAGGCCCTGGAGTCACTGAACTTCCAGCTCTTCTGCATCATCGGCGGGATCGCGAGCGTGCTGCTCGCGTGGCTGGTGCTGCCGGTCGCCATCCTCATCTGCATCCTCGTGGGATGGATGGTGCTGCCCGCGGTCGCCACGGTCGCGAGCCTGCTCGGGCGCAACTGGCGCTACCCCATGCCCTTCCGGGTGATCAAGGACGACTGACGGCCGGGGCCGACGACGGAACGGCCCGGGACCATCGGCGATCGTGCCGTTCGGTCCCGGGCCGTTCCCGTGTCCGCGTCAGCGGTCGGCACGCCCGTTCTTCTGGGCGCGGTCCTCACCCACCGCGGTGCGCACCTTCTCCTTGGCCTTGTCCTTGGTCGCCTTACCGGCCTCAGCGGCCTTGTCGGCGGCCTCGGAGGCCGACTCCTCGAGGTTCTCCCGGGTCTCGCGCACCTGCTCGCGGGCCTGGTCCAGGTGCTCCTCCCACTCGGCGTCCTGGGAGGCCTGGCGCAGCCGGATGAGCGAGTACACGATCACCCCGCCGACCAGAGCGGCACCCCCGATGAGCACGCCCCGGGGGACGCGCCGGTTCCCGCGCAGCCTGCGCAGGCCGCGCCGGGCGGGCGCGGGGTCGACGCGCTGGGCGGCCGAGCTGAGCAGCCCGGACACGCGGGGCGCGAAGGTGTCCTCCACGCGCTGCGCGGCGGTCTCCAGTCGGGGCGCGGTCCAGCCGCGCGCCTGCAGGAGCTTGAGGGCGGCCTGGTCCCGTGCCTGGTCGGCGTAGGGGCCGAACCGCTCGGCCTGTTCCTTGGCCAGGTCCTGCAGGCGGGCGAGAGTCGCCTCCGCCTCCTTGCGTGCCTTGCGACGCTTGGCAGTGATAGGCACGTCGTCAGCTCCTTCGATCGTTCACTGGATCCTGCGTTCGCCACCCGGTGGCCGACCTGGCCACACGGTGGCCTGGAGTCGTCCTTACCCCGTTATCCGGGTGTTATCTCAACTTACGTCCTCTCCGGCGGGGTTTGGAGCTTCGACACCGGCTGTGGTCCTTTCGATGTGTCCTCGTACGTGCCATGGGACCCACGCGCCCCAGTGGTCCCTTGACGCGACGCGGACCCGGAGGTCGCGCCGCCCGTCCCGGGGTGGGCCGTATCGTCCACAACCCGCCCCGTTCCGGCGAACCGCGGTGGCCAGACGGGTAACGTGATCACGTAACCGAAGTCGATCGAAAGGCACATTGGTGTCCGACTCCAAGGGTCAGCCCACCGCGCGGCTGAACACCAACAAGGGAACCATCGTCGTCAAGCTGTTCGAGGAGGAGGCGCCCGAGACGGTCGCCAACTTCATCGGGCTGGCGGACGGGTCGAAGCAGTGGATGGACCCCACCACGGGCAAGCCGTCCAACAACAGCCTGTACGAGGGCACGATCTTCCACCGCGTGATCGACGGCTTCATGATCCAGGGCGGCGACCCGCTCGGCACCGGCCGTGGCGGCCCCGGCTACACCTTCGGTGACGAGATCCACCCGAAGCTGCGCTTCGACCGTCCGTTCCTGCTGGCCATGGCCAACGCGGGCCCGGGCACCAACGGGTCGCAGTTCTTCATCACCGTCGACAAGCCCTACTGGCTCGACGGCCGCCACACGATCTTCGGCGAGGTCGTCGAGGGCCAGGACGTCGTGGGCGAGATCGCGACGACCCCGACCGACGCCCAGGACCGTCCCCGCGAGGACGTGGTGATCAACAGCATCGAGATCGCCCGCTAGGGCATCGTCGGACCGAGCACCAGGAGGCGGAACCCACCCATGACCGCACCCCCACCACCGTCCGGGGCCACGCCCGAGCCGGGGCCGACGGCTCCGCGGACCTGCTACCGCCACTCCGACCGGGAGACCGGAGTGAGCTGCACCAGGTGCGGGCGGCCGATCTGCCCGGACTGCATGGTCGAGGCGGCCGTGGGATTCCAGTGCCCGTCCTGCGTCGCGGAGGGGAGACGCGGAACGAGGACCGCCCGGACCACCTTCGGGGGCCGGACGGTCACTCGGCCGTACGTGACGTGGACCGTCCTGGCGCTGATGGCGGTGGGATACCTGGTCCAGATGGGGACGGCGGATCCTGTGGGGTCGGCCGCGGCGTCACCGCTGGTACGCCTGTTCGGCATGCTCGGGTACGCCTACGACCCGGCCGCCGGCCAG from Nocardiopsis aegyptia harbors:
- a CDS encoding DUF1707 and DUF4870 domain-containing protein codes for the protein MRRPGDRSVVQPHLRLTHADRDAVAEVLREAYSQGQLDEDEFEERLDTAMRAKVGAELEPLTADLGVAPLGPTAGPAAAAAATTGPGPKEPLESTSTERVLAGVGHAGNYFFPVVAPLVLFLVGDRTSPYLRRQALESLNFQLFCIIGGIASVLLAWLVLPVAILICILVGWMVLPAVATVASLLGRNWRYPMPFRVIKDD
- a CDS encoding peptidylprolyl isomerase encodes the protein MSDSKGQPTARLNTNKGTIVVKLFEEEAPETVANFIGLADGSKQWMDPTTGKPSNNSLYEGTIFHRVIDGFMIQGGDPLGTGRGGPGYTFGDEIHPKLRFDRPFLLAMANAGPGTNGSQFFITVDKPYWLDGRHTIFGEVVEGQDVVGEIATTPTDAQDRPREDVVINSIEIAR
- a CDS encoding WhiB family transcriptional regulator, producing the protein MWNEKMAARAKCREIDPDALFVQGAAQNRAKLICRGCPVRTQCLAEALDSRIEFGVWGGMTERERRALLRRRKDVTNWYELLTSAERHYERERTDQEAARPVGVPTAAQR